The genomic stretch ctatagtctcaaatgattcaaaagccaaaagtcccttccttgagctatctttctctatttataggctcaagggggattacataagatcgttacagatattctttcctgaataatcggatactcaggagattgtgtgagttaaattcgggatttacaaagatcttctcattaatgttgctttgtatgcggaactatcgaccagactggtcccAGGTAAGACTAGGGTGCTTGCGGcatctaatgcgtcttctggtcgatactctagcagaacttttccaggtgtcagccacgtgtccagggatcacttgccacgtcatcaatgctaattttttggataacatgtTGTTTTTAAGTTGttcttttttttagttatttttaggttttttttttgttgatgtttagttGTTCTTATGTATATTAATAATTGTATTGTTTTCaagttgttttttagtttattttttgttgatgtAGTGAGTTATTGTTCAGTTGTTTTCTAGTTGATTCTTAGTTGTTTTttctaaaattgtatttttgtaattatgaaactttaaaaTCGTATTCTTAAAACTTGTGTTAGAGAAATTCTATGGTGGGGGCGCCACTTTTGCCTTTACCGGTAGGGACAACTTTGTTTTCAGCACATGGAAAAATTGTAATCTATTTCTTTTATATGGCAGTGTGCATTGTAGTTATGTCAGACATCCTATTAATTTTttggaaattctaaataatttatgatGTCGAAAACAGTATTCAAAATAGTCGGTTACACTTGTATAAAAAAAATAGGCACGTGCGCAACTAACGGTTTTAACTTTGTTTtcaacactgtaaattatttggaatctcatataactacaatgtatatcATTATATATAAGTATTGAAAGCAAAAAAAACCCTATGGGCAGGACAAAAATAGCACCCCTACCATAAAATTGCTCATAAAAAAATTAATCGTAATAAAAATATCCTCTTTAATTATGCCTTTATGCCTTTCCTTTTGGTTACTCGATTAATTAAATTATACAGAACTTAAAGGATTATTgttaatgataaaaattaaattattcttTACTTTATTTTTCATAGCTCTTCTCTTTCGGGAAGTTTTTTACTTCTCCCACTAAAATGCTAATATCTGTTTGGCTCTGTTTTTTGGTCAAGGACTAGGATGTGAGTTTATTGGATAAGGCTATGCACGAGACTCAGAACTACTACAGAAAAGCTCTTCTACTTTGCACCATTGCAACACCATTTGCAAATACAGAACAAATAATTCATTGATCTCTCTGCAGAAACACATACCACCTTCTCATTCTTCCTGTTTGGAGTGATTTGACATACTCCATTCTTCATCAACGAAACCAAATAATTTCATCCAAATGAACattcaaaaaaattgaaaattgaaAACAAGAGAATATTAAGAAAACCACTCTCCAGATGTTATAAGAGGCCGAAAGGTTCAGGCAGAGCTTCGAATCCATTATCAAAAATAGGCCCTTGATCTGTTTTGTCATCAATACTATGCAGCCAGTTTGTGTTTTTTAAGTCTTCTTTCAGCAAAATTGCATCATATCGTGAGCTCTCATATATGTCCACTTCACTTAACTTTGCAGAATGTCGTCCAGCATCAGATTCAATTCCATTTTCAACATACCGATTAATATGATTTTCATTCTCTAGCATGATTCCATTATAACTGGTTTGTAACCCTCCATTGATGCTGACAGACGATGAAGAACTCAAACTACGAGCCGACTGGGATTTTGAGGACGTGGATCGAATGCTTTGAGGGAAGAGTGTGGTGCCAGTAAGTGGCCGACTGTTCCCTGCACCACTTCTTATATCCTACATCAGAAATTTCAGATGTTAGGATTTATCTAACTGAATACAACCTTCATCATCAAGAGTCATGACATCTCTTGCTACAGCAACAGCAGTAGAAGATTCAACTATGATACTGTTGTTCTCACATCATTTCAACCAAGTATGATACATACGGTTTCCTTCTACATTCAACATACATTGACAATAATAGTCTCGGCAGATTAAATTATATAATAAGATTTTGATTTTGTAACAAATCCTTTTACAGGAATGCATCAAGATTATATCCAGGAAAAGTTTAGCAATTCTATAATGGTCAAGGTCAAGCAGATCTCCTTGCAATGTTAAGAGAAACATAATATATTGTGAAATTTGAAAGGTGTCGCAACACTCTAAATGACAGGGGCCAGCTATGGGTCCTTCGTTTGTGTAGACATGAGTGAACGGTCATGATAAAGTCATTACATGACGCATCAATGTCAAGAGTTCTAAACATTGTTAGGAAAAAGAATCATATTCCAACACTTGTAACCTTTGACATTTTTTAGAATGACAAATTGGTCATGCAATTAGTTGTTTAAAATCGAAAACTGTAGACCTCTATTTAATCTGTCAATTATCAATATATAATGAAAAAGACAGTATGCATACCATATGCCTGATAGCCATATCCAGAGATTTTTTTGAGATCGTCCTCCCAAATCCATTGCCATCGCCAGATGTTGTTGATGTTTTTACAGGTTTCCTCACTGCTGAATCTGGAAGATGGGAGCCCTTCCGAGCTTCAGCATCAGTAAGGTGTCCATTTCCATGTTGACGAACCCTTCCGGTTGGTTCTGAGAGTCTTCCTCTTGTGACAATGGGTGATGAATGCCTTCTTGATATATTGGTAGCCGCTGTGGTATCTGAATTTCCCTTCATTGAGACTATAGCACCTGGTCTTGACCTACCTGCAGAAACTGGCCTATCTGGTGGTAAAGTTGTTCTAAGGTTTGGTGGTGTGTCGTGAGAAAAATCAGTGGGAACAACTGGCTGAGGAGGAGGCCGAACACGTGGTCCAGGAGAGCTTGGTCTGGATGGTGGATTTGGATTGCGTCCATTTGATAGCACACGGCCAGTTGAAATTGAAGGACTTGCTGCTGGAGAGATAGAAGATACTGGATTCCTACGAGTAGGGGTAGATGGACGAGAATTTGATCTAACAACTGGAGAACTCAAGTTTGCAGGGATTTGTGGCCTAGAACTGGGAGTGGAGGGCCTTGAGCTTTGAACTGATCGACTTTTTTCTGCAGATGAACTGGATAGACTTGGGCGGGCTCTAGAAGGAGTGGAAGGTCTTGATATTGATGTGCGGCCAGAAGGAGTGGAAGGTCTTGCACTAGATGGAGAGCGGGTAATGGGAGAGGATGGTCGTGTATAAGATGAAACTGATGCAGAGCTTGTGTTAAGTATTGATCCAGATCTGTTTGAGGAATAGTTACCATACATTGATGTGGAGGTTGAGGAGCGAGTCACTGAGCTGCTTCTAGCTGGTCTTGAATGGTGATTATTCTCAGATAGTGAAACTGATAGCTGAAACAGAGATTATGACACAAATTACTCACTTTCAATACTGTACAAGTTTATTCCAAAATATGCTACGGTGAACATAAATGGGAAATCGCCAAGTGAAACGGAACATCGGTAAAGTACAGTAGCAGAAAACAGCTAGTTTAGTACTCACGAACGTAGACAAAAGAAGATAACGTCAGTACACCAACAATGATGCAACTAATGTTTGAAACATAAAATAATATATGGTAACGCATACCCTTGAAGCCTTAGTAGTAGCAGATGATCTGGCTAAGGAACTGCTTCTTGGAGCTGCTATGGTTGGTTTAGATTCACTTGCCTCTGATGAAGGGAATATTGTTGGAGTTCCAGGAGGAGTAAGTAGCCTAGCGGGGAGGGAAAAGAGAAAAAGGCCTTACGAACAAATTAGAAACTGATAACTACGATCCTTACAATTTCAACAAGTATCAAagcaaccaccaccaccaccctaATGGTCTAATAAAATACGCAAATCACTGAAAAGCCATATTTAGTTGGCAATAAATAATAGTAAGATGAATCTAAATTGTTGAAATGACAAGCATAAACTCCTTTCTCTAACATGAGTAATTGAACCTAATATCTACTTCATATGAAAAGAAGGGAGACTTATTTTGACAAGCTCAGAAGAGAATCAACAAACACTTGCAGCCATGCATTAATTTGTATGAAGGTTAACACCCCCATTTGACTATA from Humulus lupulus chromosome 5, drHumLupu1.1, whole genome shotgun sequence encodes the following:
- the LOC133777431 gene encoding uncharacterized protein LOC133777431 isoform X2, which translates into the protein MMMNRRDSFIGGRNNIPMLAQHRRGQSLNLAGNKVDAADENLDLFSKNRRSLSVTSSDESSDVSVKLGKLSVGSAKVSRSGIDDLLSSTDGGKHDYDWLLTPPGTPTIFPSSEASESKPTIAAPRSSSLARSSATTKASRLSVSLSENNHHSRPARSSSVTRSSTSTSMYGNYSSNRSGSILNTSSASVSSYTRPSSPITRSPSSARPSTPSRARPSLSSSSAEKSRSVQSSRPSTPSSRPQIPANLSSPVVRSNSRPSTPTRRNPVSSISPAASPSISTGRVLSNGRNPNPPSRPSSPGPRVRPPPQPVVPTDFSHDTPPNLRTTLPPDRPVSAGRSRPGAIVSMKGNSDTTAATNISRRHSSPIVTRGRLSEPTGRVRQHGNGHLTDAEARKGSHLPDSAVRKPVKTSTTSGDGNGFGRTISKKSLDMAIRHMDIRSGAGNSRPLTGTTLFPQSIRSTSSKSQSARSLSSSSSVSINGGLQTSYNGIMLENENHINRYVENGIESDAGRHSAKLSEVDIYESSRYDAILLKEDLKNTNWLHSIDDKTDQGPIFDNGFEALPEPFGLL
- the LOC133777431 gene encoding uncharacterized protein LOC133777431 isoform X1; the encoded protein is MMMNRRDSFIGGRNNIPMLAQHRRGQSLNLAGNKVDAADENLDLFSKNRRSLSVTSSDESSDVSVKLGKLSVGSAKVSRSGIDDLLSSTDGGKHDYDWLLTPPGTPTIFPSSEASESKPTIAAPRSSSLARSSATTKASRLSVSLSENNHHSRPARSSSVTRSSTSTSMYGNYSSNRSGSILNTSSASVSSYTRPSSPITRSPSSARPSTPSGRTSISRPSTPSRARPSLSSSSAEKSRSVQSSRPSTPSSRPQIPANLSSPVVRSNSRPSTPTRRNPVSSISPAASPSISTGRVLSNGRNPNPPSRPSSPGPRVRPPPQPVVPTDFSHDTPPNLRTTLPPDRPVSAGRSRPGAIVSMKGNSDTTAATNISRRHSSPIVTRGRLSEPTGRVRQHGNGHLTDAEARKGSHLPDSAVRKPVKTSTTSGDGNGFGRTISKKSLDMAIRHMDIRSGAGNSRPLTGTTLFPQSIRSTSSKSQSARSLSSSSSVSINGGLQTSYNGIMLENENHINRYVENGIESDAGRHSAKLSEVDIYESSRYDAILLKEDLKNTNWLHSIDDKTDQGPIFDNGFEALPEPFGLL